The Populus alba chromosome 13, ASM523922v2, whole genome shotgun sequence genome contains the following window.
TCTCAGTAGCTTTATTGCCTTATTTAAAGATCAAACTCTCACGGACATACAACTCAAGCCTGGCAATGACGGGCCTTCCATACCTGCACACAGAGCATTACTGGTGAGCTCAAACACAATATGAATATTTCCATTATCTACGGAATTCGAAGCTCAATTCTATGGGAATTGCTCGGAAAGTGCTCCTACCTATTAATTGCTTGGAATATACATTCGATCTTGTGTCCAATGCTTGTCGAAAAAGCATTCTTAAGCAATCATGTCTTGTAATTAACTGTGTACTTGTTGTCCTCGTAAACGCCCAGGCAGCAAGATCTGAAATATTTAAGAACATGCTGGACTCAGATGCGTACAAAGCTCCTGCAAGCGACACCATAATGCTCCCTGAATTGAACCATCAAGAGCTTGAGTCTCTATTAGAATTTCTTTACAGTGGAAGCTTGCCTAGCGAAAAGCTGGAGAAGCATGTCTACTCATTGACCCTTGCAGCTGACAAATATGATATTCCATACCTGCTCAAATTTTGCGAAAGGCATATGCTCAGATTCCTGAACTCATCTAATGCTCTTGACGTGTTAGAAATCTCGGATACTTGTTCCAACAAGACACTAAAGGAGACTGCCTTGAATTTCATTGTAAAAAACATGGAGGATGTAGTTTTTTCTACTAAATATGAAGCTTTTGTACCAGAGAACCCACATCTAGCTGTGCAGGTTACGAGGGCTCTTTTGATGGATgtcaaaaatacaagaaatagtggagtttgatcaaaagaGCATCAAAGTATTCTATAAATTGATGCCACATTCAAATGTGCACGATTCATCTCTATgttaaagacaaataaaatttgattaaatatttatttttattttaacttattttcatcATAGCTTATAATTAGCAAATATTACCCTACAGACTTCTAATGTCATTAAACCTTCATCTAAAACTTGAAATTCACGCACAcacatattttcttaataaacacTTTCATGCTTATTATTTTCCTaatcttttttagtttaaagaATGATGACATTCAATAGTTTGATATCCTAAGGGGTataaaaaaagctaatattaatatttttttttatttaaatgtcaatttatcGATTAATCATCAtaagagaaaatattattagaaatttaaccctaagcagataaaaaaaagtaataaattacataaaacttgaaaatatatatatatatgattgattattattttcaattgctAAATgatctatttataattttacaaagatCAAGTTTTATGTAAACTATAAATCATAGTTTTATACAAACTTCTTTCATagataaggatttttttaacatgaatccCCCTACAACTCATACTTTCTATTTGTGTGCCTTCTCTTATAAATCATGTGTTAGAGCTCTAATTAAATTGCGACATTCATCAACGTCAACTACGAAAGACTCTTGTTCAAATAGAAATTGATTGTCGATCAATAACTTGAATCATCATCTTCTTAGTCGATGGTTAATCTTGGCTATCTTCACTGGTCTACTCAAAATACAAAGTGCAACGCTATAAATACTGATCAAATGATACAtggctatttatttttgatataaataatgcACCTCCATATTcatttatttagaataaataatgGAATATCGACATGGCTATTTTTGTTCCTAACAATTGAGGCTACTTTTTTATCTTGTTACGGTGGCATGGCTTTAGGTTATATTTGTACTACTTATTTTCTTTggtctaggttttttttatactattgaCCTAGTGTATTGGACAActttatcttatttatgctCTTGCTTGATTTTTAGCTTGCTTACATGGTTGTCCTCtacctttgtatttttaacttgTGGGTGGTTGCTTAATACAAAGTTTCTTATAATCTACacaatgatttttatatgtatttttttagaaatatgcaTTTTAAGTTGTTTAGAATATAAAGTAACATTCTTAGTGGATGGAGATGGTGTTTTTATTAGAACCTTTCATGACCTTCATGTTAAGGTCCTTTATTATAGAGTTATTATATCGTTAGCAAATATCTATTATTATGTATTATTGTTAGTCTAATTAGCACAATCCTATCTAGCATTAATCATATATATGGCTAATATTTAGCACTATATGTTAGCAATCTAGAAGGTGATTGTCGTTGTTGATTACTAACATACTAACTAGTCTTTTCTTATCCAAAACTTATTTTCTTGGTATGTCATATAGTCTAACTTTATACTTCATTACTTTTTTGTTTAGATGATACATCTTTTTGAACTATATTTTAGTTAGCCGAccttgttatcattttttttttcaagttcaagAGATGCTAATGATTAATGATCAATTCATCATTCTTGTCACTGAGTTTGGATGACTTTTATCATGGCTGATATTTATTCCATTCATTATCAACAAACCTTTTAGGTCTAAAGGTCTTGGACTTTCATTGCTTAATCTTTTCAGCTTTTCTACTCAAGtcttttttctttgggtagAATTGTATGATAAATGGACCACTTATATACTTTCTAGGgagttttttcatgattttcatgTGCCGACTCTTTAGATTTACTATAATCAAAATACATCTTTCTTATAATAGTATGAGTGTTAACTCTAGCCTTTGTCATGATCAACCAGGCCTTAACTAATATATTTCTCATTTATCAAGAAATCTTAATGTAGAAGCAACAAACCATTATTACCTTAAAAACTGAGTCAT
Protein-coding sequences here:
- the LOC118040569 gene encoding BTB/POZ domain-containing protein At3g56230 isoform X2, which translates into the protein MKQLTRPPILYLLRQIRPQPLANIPRWMISMKDRESELNEKISFLSSFIALFKDQTLTDIQLKPGNDGPSIPAHRALLAARSEIFKNMLDSDAYKAPASDTIMLPELNHQELESLLEFLYSGSLPSEKLEKHVYSLTLAADKYDIPYLLKFCERHMLRFLNSSNALDVLEISDTCSNKTLKETALNFIVKNMEDVVFSTKYEAFVPENPHLAVQVTRALLMDVKNTRNSGV
- the LOC118040569 gene encoding BTB/POZ domain-containing protein At3g56230 isoform X1, translating into MDCSICCSMPLILRPPRNTICGACYEGAKSVITLMNKLESDETADKATNSLPSSPNPCKPQPLANIPRWMISMKDRESELNEKISFLSSFIALFKDQTLTDIQLKPGNDGPSIPAHRALLAARSEIFKNMLDSDAYKAPASDTIMLPELNHQELESLLEFLYSGSLPSEKLEKHVYSLTLAADKYDIPYLLKFCERHMLRFLNSSNALDVLEISDTCSNKTLKETALNFIVKNMEDVVFSTKYEAFVPENPHLAVQVTRALLMDVKNTRNSGV